A region of the Halorussus salilacus genome:
GCGACGACGGTCCCCGCGCGTCTCGTTCGGGCGAGAGCGTCACGTCTGGGCCTCGGTCCGGCCTCACACCGACTCAGGTCGTGATTGCGCCACGGTATTCGGGAATTCTTCCGTTGCCGTCTTTCGATTTCGACGCGTGAGCTCGGGAACGTCTTTCTATTCGGAGGCCTCGGCGAAAACACGCGGGCGGGACGTCTAGTTTTACCAATAACCACATACAACATTATAAATAATTAGATACATATGCGACTCCGTTGTCTCTCCGTTGGGATGTCAGAGAAATCCAACATGTCTCGCCGTCGCTTCCTCGAAGCGACTGGCGGGGCGGCATCGGCTGTAGCGCTCACGGGTACCGCGGTCGGTCAGGACACCACCACCGAAAGCGGTCAGGATACCACCACCGAAGGGGGACAGGACACCACCCAAGAGGGGGGTGGGGACGGAGACAGCGAGCTCAACCTCATCAACTCGACGATGACCACGCTCGACCCCATCGAGGCGACCGACACCGCCTCCGGGACGGTCATCCAACAGGTGTTCGACGCCCTGATGAACTATCCGGACGGGGCCATCGAGGTCGAGACCCAGCTCGCAGACGACTACGAGGTGTCCGACGACTTCACGCAGTACACCTTCCAGCTCAAGGAGGGCGCGACGTACCACAACGGCGAGGAGGTCACCGCGCAGGACTTCGTGTACGCGTGGGAACGACTCGCGGCCTCAGAGAACTCCAGTCGCGCGTACTTCGTGCTCGACTCCATCGGTATCGCCCACGAGACGACCACCGAGACCACCGAGGAGGGCGAAGAAGAGGAGTCCTACGAGCCCGGGACCCTCGCGGTCGAGGCCAGCGACGATTACACCCTCGAAATGGAACTCGAAGAGCCGTTCCACGCCACGCTCCCGATGCTGGCGTACACGTCGTTCGCCGCGGTTCCGGAGGGACTCGTCGACGACATCGAGGGCTACGACGGGGAGATGTCTCAGGACGAGTTCGCCAGCGAGAGCCCGGTCGGGGCCGGACCGTTCGAGTTCGAGAACTGGGCGACCAACGACGAGGCGTCGGTCACGCGCTTCGACGACTACCACGGTAGCGTGGCGAACGTCCAGCGGGTCCACTGGAACATCGTCGAGGACGCCAACGCCCGGTGGACGTACGTGACCAACCAGAACGCCGACGTCTTCCAGATTCCGACCCAGTTCTACGACCCGAACCTTCTCAGCGTCGAGAACACCGACGACCAGGGTCGGGAGACCGGCACCTACGGTCCGGTCGAGCGCGCGAACGACGAGACGCTCAACTATCAGGGCGTCCCGACCATCAACGCCTTCTACATCGGCTTCAACACCGACACGGTCGAGAAACCGGCGCGGCAGGCCGCGGCGTACGCGATGAACCAGCAGGACGTTCTCGACCAAATTTTCAAGGGCCGGGGAGAACCGTCCTATCACTTCACGCCGCCGACCATCTACCCCGGGGGCCCGGAGGAGTACCAGAGCCACGCCGAGGAGAACTACCCCTACGGCTACAACGAGACCCAGCTCGACCAGGCCCGGCAGGTCATGGAGGAGGCCGGATACGGCCAGAACGAGCGCTACTCGTTCACCATGACGGTCTACGAGTCCTCGGACACCTGGGAGGACGTCGCCGTCCTCCTGCGCGACCAGCTCGCGAGCGCCCACATCGACATGGCGGTCGAGAGCGCGCCGTTCTCGACCCTGCTGGAACGCGGTCGCAACGGTAATCTCGGAGCCTACTCGCTCGGATGGGTCATGGACTGGCCCGCACCCGACAACTTCCTCCAGTTGCTCAATCCGCCCCAGACCGACACGTCCCAGGCGGCGCCCATCTCCTACTTCAACTGGAGCGACACCGACGCGGCCAGCTCCGCCGAGGAGGCGTGGGCGACCATCGAGGAGAACCGCGCGCCGACCGACGAGGACGAGCAGGCCCGCGGCGAGGCCTACGTCCAGATGGAGGAGGCCAACTGGGAGGACATCGCGCTCCTGCCGACCTACCACGAACTCGACCAGCGGTTCAGCTACGAGTCGGTCGACATCTCCGCGTTCGGTGCGGCCGGGACGAGTCGACAGATGTACAACGAAGTCAGTCTGAACTGACCCGAGCTATCGCTCGCTCCTTTTTCGTGGGAACGACCCGAACGACGGACCTGTAGCGGTCGAAGACGGGTCACGGGGACCGAGTCCCCGAGGTTCGACAATGGTGTTGGGACCGGTGTCAGAGGCACACGCTGGTTCCGCACCAGCGTTCCCACTTGAGACCCGGGGTCCTTCATCCCATCTTCCGAGGGGGTCGCTCACGCGTTGTGAGCAGACACAAAAGCCTATCGCACACTTAAATATGTGCTTACATGTAATTTCTTATGTAAGCGGTGTGTGCGTTCTCCCATGTCCCCCGATTCCGCCGCGATGCAGAAGTGTCTCCGGAACCGAAGCCACTTCCTGCGTCGACTGCGCCGCCCCCACGAGAAGTGCGAACTGGCCCGCGAACTCCGGGAGTCGCGGTCCACCATCGACCGCGCGGTCCGGGAACTCGAGTCTGCCGGGTTCGTCGACCGGACCGAGGACGGCTACCGGACGACGCTCGCGGGGAAACTCGCGCTCGAAGACCGCGAGCGCCACGCCGCTCGTCTCGACGGAATCGCCCGATTCCGGGAGGCGCTCGCCGGGCTCGCGCCCGACGCGCCGCTCGACGCCGCCCTCTTCGAGGACGCCGAGGTGTCGCTACCCGAGTCGTACTCCCCCCACGAACCCGTCGAGACGCTGGCGTCGTTCCTCGCGGAGGCGTCTCACGTCCGGCTGTTCGCGTCGGCCGTCGTCTCGCGCTACGTCGACCTCTACCGCGAGCGCGTCGAGGCGGGGATGACCGCCGACCTCGTCTTCGCCGAGGAGGTGTTCGAGTGGTTGCTGGCCCGTCGCAAGGAGGACGTGTCGGCGCTGCTCGGAACGTCCGGGGTCTCGGTCTCGCGAACGCCGCTCGACCGGTCGTTCAGCCTCGTGCTGATCGACCGCGCCGACCGCGGTGAGTGCGCCGACCCCGCCGACTCCGCCGACTCCGCCGCCCGAGGTACTCGCACGACTTCGGCCGCCGACGCCGGGTCGGTCGACCCGGCGTCGGCGGCCGACCGCTCGGACCGAGCGGTCGGGGTGATGCTCTACGACGACGGCTCCATCCTCGGGTTCGTCCGGACCGACTCCCGCGAGGCGGTCGCGTGGGCCGACGACCTGTTCGAGCGCGTCGCGTCGGAGGCCGCGCGCGTCGGGCGTTCGCCCGACGCGCGCGACGGCGGAGTCGCCGAATCTTGATTCCCTTCCAAATCCCGAGTCCCGTGCCGATTTCCCTTCGCCGAAGTCCGAGTCCCCGCGCCGACTTCCTATCCGCCTCCGTCGACCTCCTCCATCGCGACCTCGCCCGCCGGAACCCGGTAGCGCCGCAGGAGCCGCTTGGGCACGTCGGCCGAATCGACGCTCCTGTCGACCGCGTACGCCGAGTAGACGAGCTCCTCGCGGTTCACCTCCACGACCGCGTAGCCCCAGTTGCTGCTGTCGAACCACTCGACGTGGGGGTTCTCTATCCGTAGCGCGCCCGCGACCGCGTCGCTCTCGGGGAGCTGTCCCGTCGCGACGAGGTTGTCGCTGGAGACCGCCGGGGCCATGAACTCGACGCCCACGCGCTCGCGCTCGCTCTCGGACGCGAGCGCCTGCGGGGACACCGCGAAGTCGGCCAGCAGGTACGCCGCCAGATAGCTGTGCATGTCGCCGGTCAGCGTGACGAGGTTCTCGACGCCCGCCTCCGAAAGCGCCGACAGGAGCCGCCCGCGCTCGGTCCGGTAGCCGTCCCATGCGTCGGCGTTGACCGCCACGCTGCCGTCGTCGAGGAACCGGAACGCCGACGCCAGCACCTCGTTGCCCCACAGCGTCCACCGGGCCGACGAGTCGGTCGTCCCGTCGAGGAACCACCGGCGCTGGTCGTCGCCGAGCATCGTC
Encoded here:
- a CDS encoding helix-turn-helix transcriptional regulator, whose amino-acid sequence is MSPDSAAMQKCLRNRSHFLRRLRRPHEKCELARELRESRSTIDRAVRELESAGFVDRTEDGYRTTLAGKLALEDRERHAARLDGIARFREALAGLAPDAPLDAALFEDAEVSLPESYSPHEPVETLASFLAEASHVRLFASAVVSRYVDLYRERVEAGMTADLVFAEEVFEWLLARRKEDVSALLGTSGVSVSRTPLDRSFSLVLIDRADRGECADPADSADSAARGTRTTSAADAGSVDPASAADRSDRAVGVMLYDDGSILGFVRTDSREAVAWADDLFERVASEAARVGRSPDARDGGVAES
- a CDS encoding ABC transporter substrate-binding protein — protein: MSEKSNMSRRRFLEATGGAASAVALTGTAVGQDTTTESGQDTTTEGGQDTTQEGGGDGDSELNLINSTMTTLDPIEATDTASGTVIQQVFDALMNYPDGAIEVETQLADDYEVSDDFTQYTFQLKEGATYHNGEEVTAQDFVYAWERLAASENSSRAYFVLDSIGIAHETTTETTEEGEEEESYEPGTLAVEASDDYTLEMELEEPFHATLPMLAYTSFAAVPEGLVDDIEGYDGEMSQDEFASESPVGAGPFEFENWATNDEASVTRFDDYHGSVANVQRVHWNIVEDANARWTYVTNQNADVFQIPTQFYDPNLLSVENTDDQGRETGTYGPVERANDETLNYQGVPTINAFYIGFNTDTVEKPARQAAAYAMNQQDVLDQIFKGRGEPSYHFTPPTIYPGGPEEYQSHAEENYPYGYNETQLDQARQVMEEAGYGQNERYSFTMTVYESSDTWEDVAVLLRDQLASAHIDMAVESAPFSTLLERGRNGNLGAYSLGWVMDWPAPDNFLQLLNPPQTDTSQAAPISYFNWSDTDAASSAEEAWATIEENRAPTDEDEQARGEAYVQMEEANWEDIALLPTYHELDQRFSYESVDISAFGAAGTSRQMYNEVSLN